The Methanobacterium formicicum genome has a window encoding:
- a CDS encoding metal-sulfur cluster assembly factor → MSEELVNKVKDALAKVADPHMGISIVEMGLVSDIQINESEKTAKITIKPTNPGCMSAANMAMQARVAAENVEGIDKAEITVEGHMMADAISEMVNK, encoded by the coding sequence ATGAGCGAAGAACTAGTTAACAAGGTTAAAGATGCTCTGGCTAAAGTGGCTGATCCCCATATGGGTATAAGCATTGTAGAAATGGGCCTGGTATCTGATATCCAGATCAATGAAAGTGAAAAAACCGCTAAGATCACCATAAAACCCACCAACCCCGGCTGTATGAGTGCTGCTAACATGGCCATGCAGGCCCGTGTGGCTGCCGAGAATGTGGAAGGTATTGACAAGGCAGAGATCACTGTAGAAGGCCATATGATGGCTGATGCCATTAGTGAAATGGTCAACAAATAA
- a CDS encoding DUF5591 domain-containing protein, whose translation MKVLCTTETSLNRPEARRWRERMKLLEPQGDVVVVLPCSMRKPYSASKSHRIFTQATKGLQEAILTSPFGVCPREMEQTYPIQSYDVSTVGDWSREEIKLTGECLQEYVGDHEVIAHVAHGYLTVCQEYLPDATFTCKDGRTISPESMANLRIALKGYNRMKSHTRQLHMLRSVARYQFNTVAADQLVPDDYRLRGRFDRRLMQGDEQIAVLHHDYGLYSLNIKGGVILNNIGVNWVEIDFEMKTNTLFAPGVVDAYPDIIPKDEVVIIRKGEVVGVGKAVMSGNEMKKGEKGVAVRVRHRLN comes from the coding sequence ATCAAAGTACTTTGTACCACTGAAACTTCACTTAACCGCCCGGAAGCACGCCGCTGGAGGGAAAGAATGAAACTTTTAGAACCTCAGGGCGATGTGGTGGTGGTTTTACCTTGTAGTATGCGTAAACCGTATTCTGCCAGTAAATCTCACCGTATATTCACCCAAGCCACTAAAGGATTGCAAGAAGCTATTTTAACTTCCCCTTTCGGTGTTTGCCCCCGTGAAATGGAACAAACCTACCCTATCCAGTCTTATGATGTTTCTACAGTAGGAGACTGGTCCCGTGAAGAAATAAAACTTACTGGAGAATGTCTCCAGGAATATGTGGGAGACCATGAGGTAATAGCCCATGTGGCCCACGGTTACCTTACAGTCTGCCAGGAATACCTGCCGGATGCCACTTTCACCTGTAAGGATGGGAGGACTATCTCCCCGGAATCAATGGCCAATCTCCGAATTGCCCTTAAAGGATACAACCGGATGAAAAGCCACACCCGACAACTACATATGCTGCGTTCCGTGGCTCGTTACCAGTTTAACACCGTTGCTGCCGACCAGTTGGTACCGGATGACTACCGGTTAAGGGGAAGGTTTGACCGGAGGTTAATGCAGGGTGATGAACAGATCGCCGTCCTCCACCACGATTATGGACTTTACAGTTTGAACATCAAGGGAGGGGTCATCTTAAACAATATCGGAGTTAACTGGGTGGAAATTGATTTTGAAATGAAAACTAACACCCTTTTTGCCCCGGGAGTGGTAGATGCTTATCCAGATATAATTCCCAAAGATGAAGTGGTTATAATACGAAAAGGAGAAGTTGTAGGAGTGGGTAAAGCTGTAATGAGCGGGAATGAAATGAAAAAGGGAGAAAAAGGCGTTGCTGTGCGGGTTCGTCACCGGTTGAATTAA